The [Eubacterium] eligens ATCC 27750 genome segment ATCCTTAATATAATCAAGCAGCATATGAAGCCCCGGTTTAACTGGGACTTCCTCTGTTTCTCTGATTTGGTGAACATGGTCTGTCCGCATTGTACACATTTCCCAGTAATCCTGCGTTCCCTTATAATAGTCATCAAAAAAGCTCTGGCTAAGCTTTGCCGGTGCACCTTTAAAACTGTCGATAAGCCATAATGGCATTTCAACATTTTTCTGGGAAGCTGCCCACAGCCAGCCAAGATTAGACTGATTTTCCGTATCAATCATAACTCCGTCCATATCAAAGATAATCCCTTTTATCATAACTGCCTCCATTCAACTCCCCAAAATATTAAACCGACATACCTTGCATACTCTTCCCTGATATCAGTTGCTTCATTTCCTGTTCTTACTTCTCTTCCAGATACTTCTTAACATACTGTCCGGTATAAGACTTCTTAACCTTAACAATCTCCTCTGGTGTTCCTTTGGCAATAACAGTTCCGCCGCGGTCGCCGCCTTCCGGTCCCATATCTATAATATAATCTGCTGTCTTAATAACATCAAGATTGTGTTCAATAACAACTACAGTGTTGCCGCCCTCTGCAAGCCTGTGAAGAATATTGACAAGCTTGTGGACATCAGCAAAATGCAGACCGGTTGTAGGCTCATCAAGAATATATATAGTCTTTCCTGTGCTTCTTCTTGAAAGCTCTGTTGCAAGCTTGATTCTCTGTGCCTCACCACCTGAAAGCTCAGTTGATGGCTGTCCAAGCTTGACGTAAGACAAGCCAACCTCGTTGAGAGTCTCAATCTTTCTTCTTATACTTGGCACATTTTCAAAGAAATCAACTGCATCCTCAATAGTCATGTCAAGAACATCATATATACTCTTATCCTTGTATTTAACTTCAAGAGTTTCTCTGTTGTAACGCTTACCCTCGCAGACTTCACAAGGAACATACACATCCGGCAGGAAATGCATCTCTATCTTGATAATACCGTCACCGGAGCATGCCTCACATCTTCCACCTTTAACATTAAAGCTGAATCTACCCTTCGTATATCCTCGTTCCTTCGCGTCCTTAGTCGTTGCAAACAGGTCTCTTATCATGTCAAATACACCTGTATAGGTTGCCGGATTAGACCTTGGTGTTCGTCCAATTGGTGACTGGTCAATATTAATGACCTTATCAAGCTGCTCTATTCCGTCAATTCCATCATGGTCGCCTGCAATACATCTCGCCCTGTTAAGCGACTTTGCAAGGTGCTTGTAAAGAATCTCATTAACAAGTGAACTCTTGCCTGAGCCTGACACACCTGTTACGCATGTGACAACTCCAAGCGGAATATCTACATCAATATTCTTAAGATTATTCTCCCTTGCGCCTCTTACCTTAATCCAGCCAGCAGGCTTTCTACGCTCTGCCGGTACAGGTATCTTGATTCTTCCTGACAGATATGCGCCTGTAAGTGAGTCCTTGCACGCCATAATGTCCGCAGCAGTTCCTGTTGCGACAACTTCTCCACCATTTCTTCCTGCGCCTGGTCCGATATCCACAATATAATCGGCTGCAAACATAGTATCCTCATCATGTTCAACGACAATAACTGAGTTACCAAGATCGCGCAAATGTGTCAGAGTTCCCAGCAGCTTGTCATTATCCCTCTGGTGAAGGCCGATACTTGGCTCATCAAGAATATAAGCAACTCCTACAAGACCTGAACCAATCTGTGTAGCAAGCCTGATTCTCTGCGCTTCACCGCCTGACAGAGTTCCTGTAGCACGCGAAAGAGCCAGATAATCAAGCCCTACATCTACAAGGAACTTAATTCTCGCCTTGATTTCCTTAAGAATCTCTGCACCAATAAACAACTGTCTCTCTGATAGCTTCATATTCTCAAGGAATTCCTGAAGCTTTATAATAGACATGTTAGTAATCTCATATATGTTCTTATCTGCAATAGTAACAGCAAGTGAAGACGGCTTAAGTCTCTGTCCGTGACAGGCAGAACAAGGTCTTATTCTCATAAATTCCTCATACTGCTGCTTGGTATTATCAGAATATGTCTCTCTGTATCTTCTCTCCATATTCTTGATAAGACCTTCAAATGCGACATCATATACACCCTCTCCGCGCTGGCCTTTATATTTAACCTTTACAGAATGTCCCTTAGTACCATTGATAATAATATCCTTAATATCATCAGGATAATCCTTGAATGGTGTCTTTAATGAAAATCCATATTCCTCTGCAAGTGCATCAAGAACCGCCCTGCTAAAGCTGCCCTCATCCTTAGATGACTGCCATCCCATTCCGACAATAGCGCCTTCATCAATGCTGAGACTCTCATCCGGTATAAGCAGCTCTGCATCAAACTTCATTGTATAACCAAGTCCGAAACAGTCCGGGCATGCGCCAAATGGATTGTTGAACGAAAAGCTTCTTGGCTCAACCTCATCAATACTTATACCACAGTCTGGGCAGGAAAAGCTCTGGCTGAAATTAAGTGTCTCACCATCAATAACATCTACTGTCATAAGACCTTCGGCAAGCTTAAGAGCTGTCTCAATAGAATCTGTAAGTCGTTTCTGGATTCCGTCTCTTACAGAAAGTCTGTCTACAACAATCTCAATATTATGCTTCTTATTCTTATCAAGCTTAATCTCGTCTGTAAGCTCGTACATGCTTCCATCAGCAATAACACGCACAAATCCGCTCTTCTTTGCCTGTTCAAAAAGCTTTACATGTTCACCCTTTCGTCCACGGACAACAGGTGCAAGAATCTGAATCTTAGTTCTTTCAGGAAGTGCCATAATAACATCAACCATCTGGTCAACTGTCTGTTTGTTGATTTCGCGTCCACATTTTGGGCAGTGAGGAATACCAATTCTTGCATAGAGAAGTCGGAAATAATCATATATCTCTGTAACAGTTCCTACTGTAGAACGTGGATTCCTGTTAGTTGACTTCTGGTCTATAGAAATAGCCGGTGAAAGTCCTTCAATACTGTCAACATCAGGCTTTTCCATCTGTCCTAAGAACTGTCTTGCATATGAAGACAGTGATTCCATATACCTTCTCTGACCTTCTGCATATATTGTATCAAATGCCAGACTCGACTTTCCCGAACCTGAAAGTCCGGTAAGCACAACAAGCTTGTCTCTTGGAATATCAACGTCTATTCCCTTAAGATTATGCTCTCTTGCGCCCTTTATCCTTATACAGTTCTTATAACTGCCTCTTTCAATCTCTTTCTTTAACTTACTATCAGCCATGTTTCTTTCCTTCATAAATATATTTATTAATCTCAATCATCTTGTCACGAAGCTGTGCAGCCTCCTCAAAGTTAAGCTCTGCTGCTGCCTTACGCATGTTCTTCTCAACCTGCGTCTTAACTTTCTCAAGCTCTTTGATGCTCATAGATTCATAATCAACCTTAAGCTTTCCTGAAGCGTCACCCGGCTCCGCTGCCTTGCTTATGCTTATAAGATCTCTTACTGCCTTCTTGATTGTCTGTGGAGTAATTCCATGCTCATCATTATAATCCTGCTGAATCTTTCTTCTTCGTTCAGTCTCTGAAATAGCCTTTTCCATAGATTCAGTAATCTTGTCTGCATACATGATAACATGTCCCTCTGCATTTCTCGCAGCCCGGCCAATCGTCTGTATAAGCGATGTCTCTGTTCTTAAGAAGCCTTCCTTATCAGCATCAAGTATTGCAACAAGGCTGATTTCAGGAATATCCAGACCTTCTCGCAGCAGGTTGATTCCGACAAGAACATCAAAACCATCAAGACGCATATCTCTTATAATCTTCTGACGCTCAAGCGTATCAATATCTGCATGAAGATATTTAACCCGGATTCCTGCCTCTTTAAGATAATCAGTAAGGTCCTCCGCCATTCTCTTGGTAAGTGTAGTAACAAGCACCTTGTTCTTCTTGGCAGTTTCCTTGTTAATCTCAGATATAAGGTCATCAATCTGTCCTTCAATCGGCTTAACAGTTATCTCCGGGTCAAGAAGTCCGGTAGGTCTGATAACCTGCTCAGTTCTCATAAGCTCATGCTCTGCCTCGTATGTGCTTGGTGTTGCTGATACGAAAAGCATCTGTGAAATCTTGCTCTCAAACTCGCTGAAATTAAGCGGTCTGTTGTCCTTCGCAGATGGCAGTCTGAAGCCATAATCTACAAGCGTAGTCTTTCTTGACTGGTCACCGGCATACATGCCTCGAATCTGCGGAATAGTGATATGCGACTCATCCACAATAATAAGAAAATCATCTGGAAAATAATCCATCAGCGTATACGGAGGACACCCTGCCGGAAGTCCTGCCAGATGTCTTGAATAATTCTCTATTCCTGAACAAAAGCCTGTCTCCTGCATCATCTCTATATCAAAATTCGTTCTCTCTTCAATTCTCTGTGCCTCTAAAAGCTTATCCTCACTCTTGAAATACTTCACTCTCTCGGCAAGCTCTGCCTTGATGTTCTCAATAGCAGCGTCCATCTTCTCCTTCTCAACAACATAATGTGAGTTAGGGAATATCGCAATATGTTCAAGAACGCCTTTAACTTCGCCTGTAAGGGAATCTATCTCACTTATTCTGTCCACTTCATCACCAAAGAATTCAACTCTTATGGCATCACCTGATGATGATGAAGGATACACTTCAACAACATCGCCTCTTACCCTGAAGGTTCCTCGCTTAAAATCCTGGTCGTTCCTTACATACTGGATATCAATAAGCTTTCTTATGCAATCATCCCTGTCCTTCTCCATTCCCGGACGAAGTGAAATAACCATGTTCTTATAATCAACCGGCGCACCTAATCCATATATACATGAAACCGAAGCAACGATAATAACATCATTTCTTTCAGAAAGTGCCGCTGTTGCCGAATGTCTTAATTTATCAATTTCATCATTAATAGATGAATCCTTCGCAATATAAGTGTCACTCTGAGGTACATAGGCCTCTGGCTGGTAATAATCATAATAGGAGACAAAGTACTCAACCGCATTCTCTGGAAAGAACTCCTTCATCTCCCCATACAACTGCGCTGCCAGTGTCTTATTATGGCTTATAATAAGTGTAGGTTTCTGAACATTCTGTATAATGTTCGCCATTGTAAATGTTTTACCAGAACCAGTTACACCAACTAGAGTCTCAAACTGATTGCCTTCCTCAAAGCCCTTTGTAAGTGCTTCAATAGCCTGCGGCTGGTCGCCCATAGGCTTAAAATCCGAATGTAATACAAATCTGTCCATAATCCCTCCTTGTTTTCCAACATTTTTCTCATTATACAATATAACAGCCAAAAAGTACAGAACAAACATTCGATTTGTCCTGTACTTTATTCCATACTTCTATAATCTTTATTCTGCCGCGCTGACACTCATTTTCCCATTGAGATACTCTACTGCTGCCTTCAACTGCACATCTTCAGTCGCATCATCCGGAAGCTCCACAATACTGTCTGGTGTCACTCCCTTGCCGTGAATATCCTGTCCCTTAGGAGTAAAATATTTGGCAATTGTATACTTAACTGCACTTCCATCAGTAAGCGGACGGATTGTCTGCACAATACCCTTACCAAATGTCTGTGTTCCGATTATCTGTGCCTTATCATAATCCTGCATTGCACCGGCAAATATCTCAGATGCACTTGCACTATTGCCATTTACCAAAACTGCCATCGGAATATTAAGCTCATGATTATCAGAACCTGAATATTCCTGTCTCTTACCAGACTTAGTCTCTGTATACACGATAAGTCCGTTCGGAAGAATATAATCTAGCATATCAGCCACAGTCTTAAGAACTCCGCCAGGATTATTTCTTATATCAATTACAAGTCCTGTAATTCCCTGCTTCTGAAGGTCATCAACAGCCGATTTAAACTGCTCTGTTGTAACATCATCAAACTGCGAAATATAAATATAACCTATATTATTCTCAAGCACCTCTGATGAAACAGTCTTAATATCAATCTTGTCTCTTGTAACTGTGAAACTCAGCTTCTCGCCATTTCTCATAACAGTAAGGTTAACATCTGTACCCTTCTCGCCCTTAATAAGGGCAACTGCTACAGAAAGGTCCATTCCTGTAATATCCTCACCATTAACCTCTGTTACCTTATCTCCATTTCTGATACCAGCCTTATATGCCGGTGCATCCTCATATGCCTCTGATATAAGTATTGAACCGTCGTCAGCCTTCTGGCATACAGCACCAATTCCATAGAAAGAACCTGATGTTGACTCCATCATTGACTTATATTCTTCAGGCGTATAATAAACAGTATATTTATCACCATATGCAGCAAGATATGCCTTAAAAATGTTGTCTGCAGCCTTTTCATCATCTACATCATCAAAGTAGAATCCATCTCCAAGCAGCGAATCCAAAGCATTCAGCTTACCTTCAACCTTAGTTCCGATTCCTTCATTATCACTTGTTCCAACATCCTGGACATATATACGTCCGTCAATTCCAATATGAAGATTACCACTTCTTATAAGTCCCATGAATACGCATGACAACGCCAGTATCACAACCAGCAGTGTTGCCACAACACCAATAATAACGCCTTTGCCTAAAGCATGTTTTCTCTTTCGTTCCTGTGCGGCCCCTTCCGAAGAAAAAGGTCTGTTATTATCATATTCCATTGAGTCCTCCTATTAAGTTGAATTATTTATTTAAAATATGGCATAGGATTAACATATGAATCATTGAGCCTTACATCAAAATGCAGATGTGCGCCAAATGAATTACCCGTATTACCCATAACACCAAGCTTCTGTCCTTTCGTCACCTGGGCTCCTACTGTTACATTTAAACTATCAAGATGCAGGTATCTCGTATACAGTCCATTACCATGATAAATCATCACATAATTACCCGCTGTTGAGTAACCCTCGCTCTGTCTGTGTGCAATAACAACTTTACCGTCATAAGCTGCATATACAGGATCACCTGAAACTCCTGCCCTGACCGCTCCAATATCCACACCTTTATGCGGTGAAGTTCTGTCAGATGTATCTCCGTATGGAGAAGTTATTCTTGTACTTGTTGTTGGCCATTTGAAAGTTCCGCCATCATATCTGTTAGACGGAGTAACTCCGCTTGCTTCCTCTGCCTTAATCTTGGCTGTTATAGAAGCAATCTCTGCATCGAGCTTCTTCTCGTCAGCTTCGAGCTGTTTCTTATAAGCCACCTGATCAGCCGTATTCTTACTCAAAGCATTAAGCTGGGCATTCTTCTCATTCTGGACAACCTCAAGTGCATCAACCTGTGCCTGAAGTGCCTCCTGACTGGCAGTCAGAGTCTCTTTATCTTCTTCAAGCTTTACTTTAGAAGATGATATAAGATTAATCGTTGACTGATATTCCTCAAGCATCTGTCTGTCATACTCTGATATCTTATTAATATACTCAAATTTATTAAGCATATCCGCCATACTCTGTGATGATAAAAGCACTTCAACATATGTATAATCATTATGCTCATACATAAACTGGATTCGAAGCTTCATAGCCTCATACTGGCTTTCCTTATCAGCCTCAGCCTGCTCAAGCTGTGCCTGTGTCTCCTCAATCTCAGCCTCTAATGTTGCAATCTGGGTATTAATATCATCTAATGACGCTGACAATTCTCCCATCTGGGCATCCAGTCCCTGAATAAGAGATGTAAGGTCTGAACTCTGTGCCTTAAGCTGAGCAATCTTGTCTTCTGTTTCTTTCTTTTTATTCTGTATATCATTCTGCTGGTTCTGGGCATTCTTCAGATCCGATTTATTATCTCCAAATGTAACCTGTGCAAAACAATACGGTATAAGCAGCATTACAATCATGAG includes the following:
- the uvrB gene encoding excinuclease ABC subunit UvrB, with amino-acid sequence MDRFVLHSDFKPMGDQPQAIEALTKGFEEGNQFETLVGVTGSGKTFTMANIIQNVQKPTLIISHNKTLAAQLYGEMKEFFPENAVEYFVSYYDYYQPEAYVPQSDTYIAKDSSINDEIDKLRHSATAALSERNDVIIVASVSCIYGLGAPVDYKNMVISLRPGMEKDRDDCIRKLIDIQYVRNDQDFKRGTFRVRGDVVEVYPSSSSGDAIRVEFFGDEVDRISEIDSLTGEVKGVLEHIAIFPNSHYVVEKEKMDAAIENIKAELAERVKYFKSEDKLLEAQRIEERTNFDIEMMQETGFCSGIENYSRHLAGLPAGCPPYTLMDYFPDDFLIIVDESHITIPQIRGMYAGDQSRKTTLVDYGFRLPSAKDNRPLNFSEFESKISQMLFVSATPSTYEAEHELMRTEQVIRPTGLLDPEITVKPIEGQIDDLISEINKETAKKNKVLVTTLTKRMAEDLTDYLKEAGIRVKYLHADIDTLERQKIIRDMRLDGFDVLVGINLLREGLDIPEISLVAILDADKEGFLRTETSLIQTIGRAARNAEGHVIMYADKITESMEKAISETERRRKIQQDYNDEHGITPQTIKKAVRDLISISKAAEPGDASGKLKVDYESMSIKELEKVKTQVEKNMRKAAAELNFEEAAQLRDKMIEINKYIYEGKKHG
- a CDS encoding murein hydrolase activator EnvC family protein, with product MEKALFCNNLIKKITAALMIVMLLIPYCFAQVTFGDNKSDLKNAQNQQNDIQNKKKETEDKIAQLKAQSSDLTSLIQGLDAQMGELSASLDDINTQIATLEAEIEETQAQLEQAEADKESQYEAMKLRIQFMYEHNDYTYVEVLLSSQSMADMLNKFEYINKISEYDRQMLEEYQSTINLISSSKVKLEEDKETLTASQEALQAQVDALEVVQNEKNAQLNALSKNTADQVAYKKQLEADEKKLDAEIASITAKIKAEEASGVTPSNRYDGGTFKWPTTSTRITSPYGDTSDRTSPHKGVDIGAVRAGVSGDPVYAAYDGKVVIAHRQSEGYSTAGNYVMIYHGNGLYTRYLHLDSLNVTVGAQVTKGQKLGVMGNTGNSFGAHLHFDVRLNDSYVNPMPYFK
- the uvrA gene encoding excinuclease ABC subunit UvrA; translated protein: MADSKLKKEIERGSYKNCIRIKGAREHNLKGIDVDIPRDKLVVLTGLSGSGKSSLAFDTIYAEGQRRYMESLSSYARQFLGQMEKPDVDSIEGLSPAISIDQKSTNRNPRSTVGTVTEIYDYFRLLYARIGIPHCPKCGREINKQTVDQMVDVIMALPERTKIQILAPVVRGRKGEHVKLFEQAKKSGFVRVIADGSMYELTDEIKLDKNKKHNIEIVVDRLSVRDGIQKRLTDSIETALKLAEGLMTVDVIDGETLNFSQSFSCPDCGISIDEVEPRSFSFNNPFGACPDCFGLGYTMKFDAELLIPDESLSIDEGAIVGMGWQSSKDEGSFSRAVLDALAEEYGFSLKTPFKDYPDDIKDIIINGTKGHSVKVKYKGQRGEGVYDVAFEGLIKNMERRYRETYSDNTKQQYEEFMRIRPCSACHGQRLKPSSLAVTIADKNIYEITNMSIIKLQEFLENMKLSERQLFIGAEILKEIKARIKFLVDVGLDYLALSRATGTLSGGEAQRIRLATQIGSGLVGVAYILDEPSIGLHQRDNDKLLGTLTHLRDLGNSVIVVEHDEDTMFAADYIVDIGPGAGRNGGEVVATGTAADIMACKDSLTGAYLSGRIKIPVPAERRKPAGWIKVRGARENNLKNIDVDIPLGVVTCVTGVSGSGKSSLVNEILYKHLAKSLNRARCIAGDHDGIDGIEQLDKVINIDQSPIGRTPRSNPATYTGVFDMIRDLFATTKDAKERGYTKGRFSFNVKGGRCEACSGDGIIKIEMHFLPDVYVPCEVCEGKRYNRETLEVKYKDKSIYDVLDMTIEDAVDFFENVPSIRRKIETLNEVGLSYVKLGQPSTELSGGEAQRIKLATELSRRSTGKTIYILDEPTTGLHFADVHKLVNILHRLAEGGNTVVVIEHNLDVIKTADYIIDMGPEGGDRGGTVIAKGTPEEIVKVKKSYTGQYVKKYLEEK
- a CDS encoding S41 family peptidase — its product is MEYDNNRPFSSEGAAQERKRKHALGKGVIIGVVATLLVVILALSCVFMGLIRSGNLHIGIDGRIYVQDVGTSDNEGIGTKVEGKLNALDSLLGDGFYFDDVDDEKAADNIFKAYLAAYGDKYTVYYTPEEYKSMMESTSGSFYGIGAVCQKADDGSILISEAYEDAPAYKAGIRNGDKVTEVNGEDITGMDLSVAVALIKGEKGTDVNLTVMRNGEKLSFTVTRDKIDIKTVSSEVLENNIGYIYISQFDDVTTEQFKSAVDDLQKQGITGLVIDIRNNPGGVLKTVADMLDYILPNGLIVYTETKSGKRQEYSGSDNHELNIPMAVLVNGNSASASEIFAGAMQDYDKAQIIGTQTFGKGIVQTIRPLTDGSAVKYTIAKYFTPKGQDIHGKGVTPDSIVELPDDATEDVQLKAAVEYLNGKMSVSAAE